A portion of the Punica granatum isolate Tunisia-2019 chromosome 7, ASM765513v2, whole genome shotgun sequence genome contains these proteins:
- the LOC116215669 gene encoding uncharacterized protein LOC116215669 isoform X2: MSRELVGCSKRLGCLKKKMKSVGLYEGYINSGFKLGFEDAIVGPIFCSNSTEALPAGNILGWCSSPLCCAAPFLLSFDSAAHRSRRRRNLRRQVGVRSATQINLLRSSISNKEAVGILFRRNFAAGGGKAKKGSKGGGAGDAPKASSLSKEVKATTVVGANILKEGADPKILPDSEYPDWLWHLLDKRPALSELRRKNIETLPYEDLKRFVKLDNRARIKENNSVKAKN, translated from the exons ATGTCTCGAGAATTAGTCGGGTGCTCTAAGAGACTTGGATGtctcaaaaagaaaatgaaaagcgTTGGGCTTTATGAAGGATATATCAATTCGGGCTTCAAGTTGGGCTTTGAAGATGCCATTGTCGGCCCAATATTTTGTTCCAATTCAACTGAAGCACTGCCTGCCGGAAACATCCTCGGTTGGTGTTCTTCTCCTCTGTGCTGTGCAGCACCATTCTTACTCTCGTTTGATTCGGCAGCTCACCGGAGCCGGCGCCGGCGAAATCTCCGGCGACAGGTTGGAGTCAGAAGTGCAACTCAG ATCAATTTATTGAGGAGTTCTATCAGCAACAAGGAAGCAGTTGGGATCTTATTTCGACGAAATTTTGCCGCTGGGGGAGGCAAAGCAAAGAAGGGCTCTAAAGGTGGTGGGGCTGGTGATGCCCCTAAAGCTTCATCACTCAGCAAAGAGGTCAAAGCTACCACTGTGGTTGGTGCCAATATCCTGAAGGAAGGAGCGGATCCCAAGATCCTCCCTGACTCTGAATACCCTGACTGGTTGTGGCATCTTCTCGATAAGCGCCCTGCTCTGAGTGAGCTGAGGAGGAAAAACATAGAAACTCTCCCGTATGAAGACTTGAAACGCTTTGTTAAGTTGGACAATCGAGCCAGGATCAAGGAGAACAACTCCGTCAAGGCCAAGAACTAG
- the LOC116213898 gene encoding prohibitin-3, mitochondrial — MGSNQAAVSFLTNVARAAIGFGAAATALNSSLYTVDGGQRAVIFDRLRGVMEETVGEGTHFLVPWLQKPFIFDIRTRPHTFSSISGTKDLQMVNLTLRVLSRPQVSRLPYIFRHLGLEYDEKVLPSIGNEVLKAVVAQFNADQLLTDRPHVSALVRESLIQRAKEFNIILDDVAITHLSYGGEFSRAVEQKQVAQQEAERSKFVVMKADQERRAAIIRAEGESESAKLISDATSAAGMGLIELRRIEASREIAATLSRNPNVAYLPGGQQALLALNPAMLGGR; from the exons ATGGGGAGCAACCAAGCGGCGGTTTCGTTCCTGACGAACGTGGCGAGGGCGGCGATCGGCTTCGGTGCCGCCGCGACGGCGCTGAACTCGTCGCTGTACACAGTGGACGGGGGCCAGAGGGCGGTGATATTCGATCGGCTCCGCGGTGTGATGGAGGAGACTGTCGGCGAGGGGACCCACTTCCTCGTCCCTTGGCTCCAGAAGCCCTTCATTTTCGACATCAGGACCCGCCCCCACACTTTCTCCTCCATCTCCGGCACCAAGGATCTTCAGATGGTCAACCTCACTCTCCGTGTCCTCTCTCGTCCTCAG GTCTCTCGTCTACCCTACATCTTCCGACACCTCGGTCTTGAATACGATGAGAAGGTCCTCCCATCCATTGGAAATGAGGTCCTGAAAGCTGTTGTTGCCCAATTTAATGCTGATCAGCTTCTCACCGATCGGCCTCATGTGTCTGCGCTTGTTCGAGAGAGCCTGATCCAGCGTGCCAAAGAATTTAACATCATTCTTGATGATGTGGCCATCACCCACCTTTCATATGGCGGTGAATTCTCTCGAGCAGTGGAGCAGAAGCAGGTGGCTCAGCAGGAAGCTGAGCGGTCCAAGTTCGTGGTGATGAAGGCAGACCAGGAGAGGAGAGCTGCGATTATCAGAGCAGAAGGAGAAAGTGAGTCTGCTAAGTTGATTTCAGATGCCACTTCTGCTGCCGGCATGGGGTTGATTGAGCTTAGGAGGATTGAGGCTTCAAGAGAGATTGCAGCAACATTGTCGAGGAATCCCAATGTTGCTTACTTGCCAGGTGGACAGCAGGCTCTTCTTGCACTTAACCCAGCCATGTTGGGTGGTCGTTAA
- the LOC116215669 gene encoding 54S ribosomal protein L37, mitochondrial isoform X1 — MAMNQINLLRSSISNKEAVGILFRRNFAAGGGKAKKGSKGGGAGDAPKASSLSKEVKATTVVGANILKEGADPKILPDSEYPDWLWHLLDKRPALSELRRKNIETLPYEDLKRFVKLDNRARIKENNSVKAKN; from the coding sequence ATGGCGATGAACCAGATCAATTTATTGAGGAGTTCTATCAGCAACAAGGAAGCAGTTGGGATCTTATTTCGACGAAATTTTGCCGCTGGGGGAGGCAAAGCAAAGAAGGGCTCTAAAGGTGGTGGGGCTGGTGATGCCCCTAAAGCTTCATCACTCAGCAAAGAGGTCAAAGCTACCACTGTGGTTGGTGCCAATATCCTGAAGGAAGGAGCGGATCCCAAGATCCTCCCTGACTCTGAATACCCTGACTGGTTGTGGCATCTTCTCGATAAGCGCCCTGCTCTGAGTGAGCTGAGGAGGAAAAACATAGAAACTCTCCCGTATGAAGACTTGAAACGCTTTGTTAAGTTGGACAATCGAGCCAGGATCAAGGAGAACAACTCCGTCAAGGCCAAGAACTAG